The sequence gcacaagcctgagagcagATGTGTGTCTGCCCCCCTGGTCatgcccccctgcactgccggctgctgctgtcttctccctggattcttcaggaaactTGAACCCCTTCTGCAGCACAGACTCGGTGCTGAAGGCTTTGCTGTGGAGAGACAGGATCTTCCCTCCTCGTCCTGCAGACAGAGCTGACAGACTGGcgcagttctgcagagcattgcacaagaacaggtagggggaggatcctgtgtgtatcagcggtgtcattgtacagctgggacttgtagtcctacacatacaacatgctgctgagtaacccagcagtcagacatttcACTAagagcagcacttgtattcactccctttgcagaacaGGGGGAGGGGCGCAAATATTCATGAGAAAAAAATCAgatattgttgttattgcaggtaaacaaagggtaaGAAGAGAACTGGGGAAATGaggaaaataattattattttttttgcctaaaacttgcttagcttagttatatattgctgacatcagatttacagtgctatatattttcttccataactcggacaacccctttaaatgcacgaTTATTGTactaaagtagtaaaacatctCCTCGCTGCTGAATGCGAGACTGTAgaccagtggtggtgaacctatggcacgggtgctagaggcggcactcggagccctctctgtgggcacccacgccctggaaaaagtctacagtgtaccaatatgccgtagactgttcctgccattcatcagcgcagggcgcgctatgaacagcacaggcagcgcactggatgtaggcaggatattatatctaaatgataaagtacatggaagatatactatattggtattcaggttacattgccgtgttggcactttgcaagaaATATGTGggctttgggttgcagtttgggcactctgtctctaaaaCTCGCCACAttcctgatgagtttttatagaaaacgttcttttaattagtttttatttattagagTACTCTATTAAttgatagaatacttgattactaaaataatcgatagctgcagccccagAACCCGGTGATCAACACTCCTGTTATGTCCCTTTGACAtatcataaataaaaaattagttTCTCTAATAAAAATGAATCTATAAGCTATATGTAACCTAAAAATGGTGCTACAGAAGAATACAATTCATCCTgtgaaaagctcttatattaataGAAAAAATTGTCCCTCTGAATGTGgggacttaaaaaaataaaaataaaaaatcctacaAAATATATTATGTAATAAAGGGGATACACCCTCCGGTACTGAAGTGGTTAAGTTTGCTTTAAGTGGTCACATTTGTGTGTACCTGTAGGTTTATGTGATTGTCAGGAAATAATTCATtttatgatttttaattttttaggtatgtatatataatatatatatatatatatatatatatatatatatatatatatatatatatatatatatatatttcaaattattatattacattttatttcttCGTCCCACAAAAGGACTTCTTAatattatgtatttattataaCGCGTCTGAGTACCTATGTATTACAATAAATGACTCTGCATGTAAGGTCAACGGGTGTTCCTTAAGACTGTGAGCTTCCATGCCCCCCAACTAATCTCAGCACCGCAGCCTCAATATATGTGCCCTATCACTGCAGTGTCCTTGCCTATGTTATTTGCTGCCATCGCTAACCGCATGTGTTGCAGACCCACAGTTGGCAGTCTGCCACGCGGGCACAGCTGTCCTGTGGTCAGGTGCATCAGGTCTGTCTTTGTTGATGTGAAAAGGGAAGCCTGCATCCATAAATAGCGCATTGCATCCCTTTTTAATGATATGTTCGGAAATTTTATACGTACATAATTTTGGATCAATTTAGAATACAAGAAATAAAATCATGGATACTTCAGGGGTTTTAATGGCTGGATGAATGGCTGCAGTCTCAATCTGTATTTTACTGCTTTTTAGGACACAATATGAGGATGCGGTTATTACATTCCATTTCCATCCTGATATCATAACCCATTGTGTGGCACGTGGACATGAACCCGCACCCTCGACGAATTCGTCTTAAGCCATGGTTGGTGGCACAGGTGGATAGTGGAAAATACCCAGGGTTACATTGGGAAGATCAGGACCACAAGCTGTTCCGTATCCCCTGGCGTCATGCGACTCGCCACATACCAACACACGATGATGAAAACACCATATTTAAGGTTTGTGCTGGAAGATAAAAATTGGCTTTAATTAGAAGAACCAGATAACTCCAACATTCACAgacttttggggtcatttatcaaactggtgtaaagaagaactggcttagttgcccaaggcaaccaatcagattccacctttcatttgtgACTGCtcgtgaaaggtggaatctgattggttgctatgggcaactaagccagttctactttacaccagtttgataaatgaccccatttgtgtTGCAATATCATATTAATGGCTTTATTCTTGAAGCTCATTCTTCTCCTTCATGGAACCTACAGAATGTAGAGGAAATCTAGATCTTGCCATGTTTTGTGTGGTATTGACCTGTAATAATCCCTGTGACAAAgccaatatcttccacttctatGGAAGTTTCTGAATGTGGAATTGTGGAGAGATGTGGATGGCTTTCACAGCTTTAAATTGCCATTCTCCCTCTTTGTTCATCCTATAAAGGCCTGGGCCGTGGAAACTGGAAAATACCAAGAGGGCAAGGATGAGCCGGACCCTGCAAAATGGAAGGCAAATCTGCGCTGTGCTCTGAACAAAAGCAGAGAGTTCAAACTTCTGTATGATGGCACCAAAGAAACTCCCATGCAACCGTTCAAGATCTACCAGCTATGTGATCTCCCCGGACAAAGTGAAGGTACGGGTCCAATGTGCCATTCGCATACATTTGTATTCCTTTCATTCCTGCTATTTGCATTTCTGTAACTACTCCGACAATGTTGTTTCCACAGAGCCCTTGGCGGATGACAATGGATGTGATGAAGAGGAAGAGGTAACGGCCCCTATGTAGTTTACATGACGTTCATAAATACATGCATTTCATATTCAGCACATATAAGGAAGGTCAAGCTGTGGAGAAGCATAGCGTGGTTAGGGCAGCATGGCAGTTGTCTTTAGACTGTAAACTGCTACCACTGTTGTCCCTAATATGGCAGGAGACAACCCtggcaatagtaacatagtacataaggccgaaaaaagacatttgtccatccagttcggactgttatcctgcaagttgatccagaggaaggcaacaaaaaaaaccctgtgaggtagaagccaattttccccactttaggggaataaaaaattccttcccgactccaatcaggcaatcagaataactccctggaccaacgacccctctctagtagctatagcctgtaatattattacactccagaaatacatccaggcccctcttgaattcctttattgtactcaccatcaccacctcctcaggcagagagttccatagtctcactgctcttaccgtaaagaatcctcttctatgtttgtgtacaaaccttctttcctccagacgcagaggatgtcccctcgtcagttacagtcctggggataaatagatgatgggagagatctctgtactgacccctgatatatttatacatagtaattagatctcccctcagtcgtcttttttttctaaagtgaataaccctatttttgataatctttcagggtactgtagttgccccattccagttattactttagttgccctcctctggaccctctccagctctgctatgtctgccttgttcacaggagcccagaactgtacacagtactccatgtgtggcctGACTAGCGATttctaaagtggtaggactatgttctcatcacgggcatctatgccccttttgatgcaacccattatcttattggccttggcagcagctgcctgacactggtttttgcagcttagtttgctgtttattaaaattcctaggtccttttccatgtcaaggATGTATATCGGAACAGAATCCACAATCCACTGCATCATCCTCTAGGCACAGACAAGTGATGCAGAGTGACTCGCCTCCATACTGTAAGAAAATAGAATAGGGACAGAACTGCTGTCCACGTGCACAGGGCTGTGGTATGGGGCAGTCCGCATAGAAGCTGGTCTTGCATTGCAGGAGAGCTCCACTTCCGGATCAGTTTCCTTGCATTAGTTCTATTATTGTGTTACTAGAATACATTTATTCTGCAGGCTGCTTGTTCCAGGGTTGGCTGCAATATGTTCACATTTTTGCAAATTATTATGTCATCATTGTCACcatgtatataaaatatatagtgaAAGCTGTATTAGTTACTGATGTGTACTATTTCTACATTTTCAGATTGATCGCATGTTCCCAATGCTGGACATTGGTGGTAAGTCCAGGAGTAAATAGGAATTAATATATCGGTGATAGTTCATGTAAGCTTATACTAGGAAAgatgatttaaagggaatctgtcagctacaAATTGCGCCATCAACCATGTCCTCACATTTCTAAAGATGTTTTTGTCTTGGTTGTCTGATGCTTTTATCCCCCACAGGCTGTATGTAAATGAGATTCTTGAAGGCAAACTAGTCACACCCTTTTCATTTGATTGACGGCCTTAAAATCGCATTTGAAAGTATACCAAAGGCCATCAATCCAATGCAAAGAGGTGGATAGGGGACGTGGTGAGCTTGACTTTAAGTACCTCCTTTACATACAGCCTCCAGAGGAATTAAAGTCCTTTTTCAGCAATCATGTGCATTTGACATCTGAGACAAAAACATCTATAGAAACATGATGACAAAATCTGTGCGGCTGGTTTCTCACAAACGAGTGTCACGCCCCGGACTGGCAGCGTGAGTATAacacagctcccgtcctgaacccccagcactgccagggtcgcatagcattatattgatttatgatgctgtgtaaccctcacagttctggaatgtattggatagcaCTGACAGCAGTATGTAGATCAGTGCTAGAAGTTCAGGATGGGTGCTGCGCTGCGAGTCCGGAGCGTGACACTCTcttgtgtgaactcggcctaaggtaATGCTTGCAGTTTATGGTGCATTTTgtagctgacaggttccctttgactCTTATAAACTGAATTGCTTGAATACTAAGAATTATTTTTCCATATTTCAAACACATTATATAAGCTGGAGAGATGTATAAAGCTATAAACTCGTGCAGCCTCCAGTATCTGCTTGCTTACCTACTGTACAACAAGATATGATCAATGTCAGTGATTTTACAATTCATAATATTCCAACGAGTTCATCTTGTTGTTCATTCAACACCTCTTCATTATGCTTCCCTTTCATGTTTAAAGCAGATTACTCTTGTCATTTGTAATGCCAATAGCACCTCCATTCTAAAATCTTTTTCTATATGTCTAGATCCACTGCCGCCTTACATCTGGCCTAAATCTGAGCCCACTTTTAGTTCATGTGGAAACCTCTTACAGCATAACCTGACCTCAACAGAAGCTGCTGTAAAACCAACTGCCCCCGGAGGGTACCCTGGTGTGGAATTATCTCCCCAAGGCATGGTGCCACAACCAGTAGTTCTTCCCCCTCCAGAACTAGTTCTTGCAGAGAGTATGGAACCAGCTCAAGATCCTGCACTTCCTATACAAGGCGTGATGACAGCCCCCATTGAACAAGGCATACCTGAGTTACTTATTAGTCCACAAATGCTGCCATGTAAGTAAAAACCGGCATCAACAGAACGGCTAACATCAGGGTCAGGCTggcgtaccagaggatcctccatcgGGCCCAGATTCTGACACCAGATGATCTAGGTGATGGGCCCTGAGAATAACCTTCTCAGGAGGGCCAAGGCAACCCCAGTCTTCAACTGACAAACATGGTTGTCCTACCATATTTTTAATGATGATAAATTATGTAAGTAATTGGAGGATTTTTATTAAAAGGGCTGAATGACCCTGATGACCTGTTCCATTCAAATGGATAGGACAATGCTACAATATTCAGCACATCTGCTAAGATAGTGTGTATGGCGTACTGAGTGT is a genomic window of Bufo bufo chromosome 1, aBufBuf1.1, whole genome shotgun sequence containing:
- the IRF5 gene encoding interferon regulatory factor 5, with amino-acid sequence MNPHPRRIRLKPWLVAQVDSGKYPGLHWEDQDHKLFRIPWRHATRHIPTHDDENTIFKAWAVETGKYQEGKDEPDPAKWKANLRCALNKSREFKLLYDGTKETPMQPFKIYQLCDLPGQSEEPLADDNGCDEEEEIDRMFPMLDIGDPLPPYIWPKSEPTFSSCGNLLQHNLTSTEAAVKPTAPGGYPGVELSPQGMVPQPVVLPPPELVLAESMEPAQDPALPIQGVMTAPIEQGIPELLISPQMLPLTDLEIKFLYRGKQAGAMTVSNPHGCRLFYSNLEPTPEQVELFGPTTLEQVRFPGTDEISNEKQKFYTNHLLDVMDRGLILTLQGQDIYAIRLCQCKVFWSGPCANNLGGPNPIEREKRIKVFSLETFLNELIACQKGQTNALPPYEIFFCFGEEWPDRKPKEKKLITVQVIPVAARLLSEIFTGESSWSADSIKLQISHPDLKDKMVEQFKELHQLWQSQQAQAMGPDGGGVNAGANLGSGPWPMHT